The proteins below are encoded in one region of Microbacterium pygmaeum:
- a CDS encoding DUF3117 domain-containing protein has product MAAMKPRTGDGPMEAVKEGRLIIVRVPLEGGGRLVVSVNDAEAKELYDVLGGVVNPV; this is encoded by the coding sequence ATGGCAGCCATGAAGCCGAGAACCGGAGACGGGCCGATGGAGGCCGTGAAGGAGGGTCGTCTCATCATCGTGCGGGTTCCGCTCGAGGGTGGAGGACGCCTCGTCGTCTCGGTGAACGACGCTGAGGCCAAGGAGCTCTACGACGTGCTCGGCGGGGTCGTCAACCCCGTCTGA
- a CDS encoding O-methyltransferase, which produces MGEQDANYRFADEATIEPDHISKARAYALEIGAAPISPAVGAQCAVIAASSRALNIVEIGTGAGVSGLWLLHGSPRATLTTIDSEPEHLGAARQSFADAKVPPARVRFITGRAMEVLPRMNEASYDIVLVDADPDGVIDYVEHGLRLVRAGGTVLIPRVLNRGAVADPVRRDAVTASYRSLIHETQASAAVIGALSIVGEGLLQLTTTPPD; this is translated from the coding sequence ATGGGCGAGCAGGACGCGAACTACCGCTTCGCCGATGAGGCGACGATCGAACCGGATCACATCTCGAAGGCGCGTGCGTATGCACTCGAGATCGGCGCCGCACCCATCTCCCCCGCCGTCGGAGCGCAGTGCGCAGTGATCGCGGCGTCATCCCGTGCACTCAACATCGTCGAGATCGGCACCGGCGCCGGCGTGTCCGGGCTCTGGCTTCTGCACGGCTCGCCCCGCGCCACGCTGACCACGATCGACAGCGAACCCGAGCACCTCGGCGCGGCGCGCCAGTCGTTCGCAGACGCTAAGGTTCCCCCGGCTCGTGTGCGCTTCATCACCGGTCGAGCGATGGAAGTGCTCCCCCGCATGAACGAAGCGTCATACGACATCGTGCTGGTGGATGCCGACCCGGATGGCGTCATCGATTACGTCGAGCACGGACTCCGCCTGGTCCGGGCCGGCGGCACCGTGCTGATCCCCCGCGTGCTGAACCGCGGCGCCGTCGCCGATCCTGTGCGCCGGGACGCGGTGACGGCCTCGTATCGCTCGCTGATCCACGAGACCCAAGCGTCCGCCGCCGTCATCGGCGCCCTGTCCATCGTCGGCGAGGGCCTTCTCCAGCTGACCACGACTCCTCCGGACTGA
- a CDS encoding Sec-independent protein translocase family protein, with amino-acid sequence MFFGITIEKLLLIGLIAGLLIGPERLPRYAETLARFTKRAREYVTNAKSRVKEEMGGDFDDVDWRTLDPRQYDPRRIIREALLDDAPVPTVKAVSAAAAMTSATPLIDGPTETSDRFQADRKPPYDTEAT; translated from the coding sequence ATGTTCTTCGGCATCACGATCGAGAAGCTCCTGCTGATCGGGTTGATCGCCGGGCTGCTCATCGGGCCCGAGCGGCTGCCTCGCTATGCCGAGACCCTCGCACGGTTCACCAAACGCGCACGCGAGTACGTGACCAACGCCAAGTCGCGCGTGAAAGAGGAGATGGGCGGGGACTTCGACGACGTCGACTGGCGGACGCTGGATCCCCGCCAGTACGATCCGCGGCGCATCATCCGCGAGGCGCTGCTGGATGACGCTCCCGTGCCGACGGTGAAGGCGGTGAGCGCCGCGGCCGCGATGACCAGCGCGACCCCGCTGATCGATGGACCCACGGAGACCTCCGACCGGTTCCAGGCCGACCGCAAGCCGCCGTACGACACCGAAGCCACCTGA
- a CDS encoding Mrp/NBP35 family ATP-binding protein, whose protein sequence is MTRHTGSDVAGPNDADAVRRAVGAVVDPELRRPIAELGMLREITLDQGLASVGIVLTIVGCPAADRIAADVRRAAASVPGVSAVDLSVGVMTPAERRELTESLRGGRAAREMPFGPDSLTRVIAVTSGKGGVGKSTVTANLATALASRGLAVGLIDADVHGFSIPGLLGLVAAGGSVPQPTRIDELMLPPVAHGVKVISIGMFLRGASGPVEAVAWRGPMLHRTVSQFLTDVYFGDLDVLLLDMPPGTGDIAISVGQLLPHAEVIVVTTPQSAASDVAVRSGLVARQTGQRVIGVVENMAAMTLPDGTTLDLFGAGGGAQVAEMLSRGEDDVPVLGSVPLSPLLRSDGDAGTPIVTAHPDDPAAIAIERIAAGLAATPRGLAGRALPMRLR, encoded by the coding sequence GTGACCCGCCACACCGGCTCCGACGTCGCCGGCCCGAACGATGCCGACGCGGTCCGGCGTGCCGTCGGCGCGGTCGTCGATCCCGAGCTGCGGCGTCCGATCGCCGAGCTCGGCATGCTCCGTGAGATCACGCTCGATCAGGGGCTGGCCTCGGTCGGGATCGTGCTGACCATCGTGGGCTGCCCCGCCGCCGATCGCATCGCCGCCGACGTCCGCCGAGCCGCGGCATCCGTTCCCGGCGTCAGCGCTGTCGACCTCTCCGTCGGCGTGATGACACCCGCGGAGCGACGTGAGCTGACCGAGTCGCTGCGCGGCGGGCGGGCGGCTCGGGAGATGCCCTTCGGACCCGACTCGCTCACCCGTGTGATTGCGGTGACCAGCGGCAAGGGCGGCGTCGGCAAATCGACGGTCACCGCCAACCTCGCCACCGCGCTGGCCTCCCGCGGACTCGCTGTCGGCCTCATCGATGCGGACGTGCACGGCTTCTCGATCCCGGGCCTGCTGGGGCTCGTCGCTGCCGGTGGCAGCGTGCCGCAGCCCACCCGCATCGACGAGCTCATGCTCCCGCCGGTCGCGCACGGCGTGAAGGTCATCTCGATCGGCATGTTCCTGCGCGGCGCGTCAGGACCGGTGGAAGCGGTGGCCTGGCGGGGACCGATGCTGCACCGCACGGTCTCGCAGTTCCTCACCGACGTGTACTTCGGCGACCTCGACGTGCTGCTGCTGGACATGCCGCCCGGGACCGGCGACATCGCGATCTCGGTCGGCCAGCTGCTCCCCCACGCCGAAGTGATCGTGGTGACCACTCCGCAGTCCGCGGCATCCGACGTCGCCGTCCGCAGCGGCCTGGTGGCACGCCAGACAGGTCAGCGTGTGATCGGCGTCGTCGAGAACATGGCCGCGATGACGCTCCCCGACGGGACGACACTCGACCTGTTCGGCGCGGGCGGCGGCGCGCAGGTCGCCGAGATGCTCTCCCGCGGCGAGGACGACGTCCCCGTGCTCGGGTCGGTCCCCCTCAGCCCGCTGCTGCGCAGCGACGGCGATGCGGGCACGCCGATCGTCACCGCACACCCCGACGACCCTGCGGCGATCGCGATCGAGCGGATCGCCGCCGGCCTGGCCGCGACGCCGCGCGGGCTTGCGGGGCGCGCGCTTCCAATGCGGCTGCGATAA